GTCACTGATTCGCTGACAAGCGCGACTGTTCTTGTCAAGGCAATTGATGCCTCAACAATCCGGGTAACAGAATTCCAGATCTTCCCCAGACCATGGTCCTGGAAATCAAATACCCCAATGTAGATCATCTTGATACACGATCGTGGGGAAGCCGTGGATACTTGATATCCGGATAAGATATCGTACGCTTAAATAGTTCGAGAGGGGTGATTGATCATGTTACTAGAAAGGGCTAGCTCCTTGAATAAGAGTTAGATATACAGAGTCCAGTGGCAGCGACGATGAACCACAAGAATTCCACTGCGCCATCACCGTTGACTGCTTCGCGAACGGATCAAGAAATCGTCAGACAGCATCAGATAATCTTAATGGGAGCACGGTGTGTCATAGTTGCTTGCTACAGTATCATGAGCCTTGGAATGTCATTGCAATCATTATCCATACGAAGACTAAGTCTTGGGGAAAGCCTGTCGCTATTTGAAAATCTCTTATTTTTCACGACTTCCTGGTAAGTCTATTTTATGTCTGTCTATACGCGGGATGCTCTATCTTGTGGTGTTATTTACCTTGATTCCACTACTGTCCCTCGCCCAGCAGCACCAGATTAGCTACGTTCATAATGGCAATAATCAACCATATCACAACTGCAATAGCAGTAGTATACCATGCATTTCGCATTTTCACATCATCCCCTTCATTCCTATGTCCCGTCACCAACGTTGGTTGTCCTTCAACTTGCAGTCGTGCAGGACCGAATCTAACAGTCATGAACTTATTCCTGCTCGTGAAGTAAATGAGAGGTGCTGTGACAAAGGGAAGAACGATACTCAAGGCCACCTGCGAGCCGTTGAGGGCAGCGTTCAGACCAGACCGACCCACTGCACCAGCGATAATGATACTCGGCGTGATGCTAATGCTTCTTGTCATCAATCGTCGTAACCAAGGACGCATCTTGACGTTGAGAGCACCCTCGCTGACCATCTGGCCGGCGATAGTGCAGACAATACCCGCCGTGATGCCAGATAACAGCAGAGCCAGTGCAAACAAGATTCCCGCCGCGGGGGAGATTGACGATGCGAGCAAATCGTGTATGCTGAAGATATCGGCGTCAACGGCGTCTGGGTTCTTGTATAAAGAGGCACCGGCAACGATCAGGATAGCCGAGTTGACGAAGAGCGCAAAGGTGAAGAGAGCGATGGCAAGCTCAGCTATGGAAGTCTTGAGTGAGGATTGGATAGCTTCGAGCGATGGGATATAATAGGTCTTTTCGGAGACCTGATTGCCGGATGTACTGCTTGGGGATGGGCGGCGAGGGACGAGTCCTCGCTTGACATCGTATTCGCGTAGTCGAGGTTGAACAATGCCTGAGCCTAGGTACAGGCTGTGCGGCATGACTGTCGCGCCCAGAATACCGCATGCCTGATACAACCTAAGCTGGTCAGAATACCTCTGTTGCACAACCTCTGCTGGGAGGAACTTACCCTTGTTGCTCAACGATGCTCTTTGATGGCAAATAGCCTTTGAACACCTCCCCGACTGAAGTGTTCTGTATCAACGACAACTGAATACAGAAGCATATGACCACTCCCATAACCAGGCACAGAATAAAGTACTCGAATATTCTGAGACCTCGCATAGACTTATCAGGGTTGTAGAAGAGTAGAATGACCATGACATCTGCGATGGAAATGGCGCATCCTGCGACTAGAGGGACTTTTGGGAAGAGAAGGTTAAGTGCGATTGCAAAGCCGATTACCTGGGATCCTGGTTTTAGCAAAAATGACCAGAGGAGTATTCCAAAGGTGGCATACCTCGGCGATATCGGTCGCGATGATGGCGATTTCCGCAAAGATGTACAGTATGATGTTAAGCCATCTCGGTAGAAATGCTCGACAAGCCTCAGCTAGGTTGAGCCCACTGACGGTACCGAGCTTGATAGCGAGACTTTGGAGAAAGATTGCAAAGAGATTAGATAACAGGACAATGAAAAGCAACTTGAAGCGGTAAGATGCACCAGCGGCGATGTCTGTTGAGTAGTTTCCAGGATCAACTAGCAGAACCTTTGTAAGCCATGGCCATACAATGAAGATGGGGGGTACATAATAAACAAGACCTACTGTAAGCGACAGCGATTATGAAGCCTGGGCCGATAAAGGATAAGAATTTGACCAACGTCTTCTTGCATCTATGTAGGCGCGAAAACCAAGCGCTAGAATCTCTTCTGGGTGTCGGAGAACATTGCGGCTCTGTAGGTAATATTGCCAGACCATTTACTTGCGCTTGTCTATCCTCGACGCTTTGCTCATCCTGGTTGGCTGAGGACATGGTGGTGGCCTTGGCGGTCTTGGTATCGGGCTAGAATCGCTTTCTCGGGACTGAAAAAATGGAAACGCGCTATGCCAGAATAAGATGACGTGTCATCGTGAGACAACACGAGGTGACGCGATTTTAGTGAGTTAACCCCTGCTAGGGACATGAAAGGGCTTACGGAATAGAGCATGTGTGTGATGAGCAGTAGTACTGTATCCATGATTGGGGTTAAAAGCTGTTTTGATCGTAGGGAATCATGGTGATACCCAAGGCATATTCCTTGTAGGCAGATACATCTTTCGAAGACATTTTGTCAAGAATGCCAGGTTCATCCTTATCCACTGTAAATTTCCTGTTCCCCTATGGCTTCCATTCATTCTGTTCTTGACCTTTGGGAAGAGCATTGAATTACAGAGGCACCATTGTATCTGGTAAAGGGAACTGCTGAGATTCATCGCGGTGATTGGAGATGGCGGAAAAGATAATTCCGTTTCCGAATTACCCATGACAGATTTCGGAGCGAGTCGGCTGTGCGGAAACGGTTCACTGTCTCCATATCCGTATCCGAACAGTGCGGATAGCGCGTGCCGTCAAAAGGCCAATGAATAAGTTAGCGGGGTATTGTTATAACTCCTCGATTATTAAATTCGCTGATTCTCATCAAAGGGCTTTAGTTTATTTCTCCCTGTTTCTGTGTCAAGGTAACAAGACTTGAAACAATATTCACGCCTTGAAATTGGCCTTGGTTGAAACAATGACGTCACAGCTCTGGTCCTCAACTCCATGGATTAATTCTGGTGATACATTGCATAAGCGCCGTGTTCCATACATACAAGATGCAACATACCTACACACTCTCGACATTTGGCAACCAAAATCTCTCGGAGGGTCTTCACTCCCGACAGCAGACGTGTTGCCTCAAGGCAAAGGTCCTTGGGTCATCTATATCCACGGTGGGGCATGGCGAGACCCCCTTGTAGACTCGTCGTCCTTTGAAGCTACTGCCCTCAAGCTCCTGAGCTACAAAGACACACCTATCGCAGGAGTCGCATCTGTCAATTATCCTCTTTCAAGCCATCCCAATCATACTACGCACCCCGCACCACCTCGTGGTTCTTCGGGGCCTGTTGATTTTGCCCGACAAGCGAAGCATCCTGATCACATAATCGCTCTACTCACGGCTATCTCATTTCTGCAAAATGATCTTGGAGTAGCTCATGATTATGTTCTGTCAGGTCACAGTTGCGGTGCCACCATGACTTTCCAGACAGTAATGAATCCTAATCACTGGTTGGGTAATGCAAAGGGAATTTCGGTTCCAAAGGTGAAGAAACCAAGGGTCATAGCTCCTCTTAACGGACTATATGATCTCGCTGCCTTTATCAACAACCCGCCAGAATCTCATAAACAACTCCAACAACTGTATACCGACTTCACAAAAAATGCATtcggtgatgatgaggcgGTCTGGAAGGCTGTCTGCCCTACCAGTGTTGCAGACTGGAGCACAGAGTGGTCTGAAGGCAAGGTCGTCGTTATCGCCCAGAGCAAGGGAGACGGTCTTGTCCCTTATGCACAGACTGAACTTATGAAGGATCACCTCAGAAAGACGTCAGcgcttgagcttgttgagatgaAAGCTAGCGGTGATCACAATGATCTATGGAAGCAAGCCGATGAGATcgtatatattataaagtgCGCAATCGGGTATTTAACCAAGCTCTGATCCATTGAGGAATTCGACAATGGAAAATTCAGTTTAGGTCAAGTAGTCAAGTTTGAAATCGAGCAAGTCTACTCAACATTGAATAACCTAAATTTTCGGCATTTTGCTGCCATCCCTCCATGATCCCATCACTGATTTTATTTCTTTGCGGCTAAGCTGGCCTTCcttctttttaatatacttGAAAATATACAATTCGATCTTCAGCTCCAATGAGTTCTCATTCTTTCTTGAAGACTTTAACAATCGCTGTAGGCGTTCGTGTCGTTTAGTATAGAACCGAATCTTGTGCTTGAATGGCATATAAGGAAACGCTATGCTCAGGCTGCGTCGTAATTTcctctcttcagccttttTCCTCTCGTGAAATATATAAGTAGCAGAATCGGCGATATCTGATGGGACGTAGAGGCCAAAAAGCCGTGGGAACTTGTCTTTTGTGCACTTTCGCAGTTAGCCATGAGGGTGCACCGGGTGTGTTGGATTTTTATACTAACACAAGCAAATATCTCCTGCTCTTGCTCTTGCGCCAGATGGCGGCACCGTAGTGCTATAGCTAGGTTCTTGGAATGGACAAATGCATACCCTAGTGGCATCTTCGAGAGATCTTCTCTTGCATAGCGATGCTCTACAACCTAAGATAATTAGTATAAAGAATAGCCTTGGTAAATTAACCAGGGCTAGATATAACTAACTGTTCCATCATGTTCACTTTTGTAGAATAGTAATCCCGACGCGTTGGAAGAGGCGCCGCGACTAAATGTCTTGAAAGACCGAGGTTGAAAGCCACATAATAGAATATGTAATTGAGGTCGCTTATAAAAGAAGAGCCTCGGACAGCAGGTAGGTTTAACGAAGGTGGACATATTCCTTGGTGAAGGGTGAAAAGAAGTTGATCAAGTGGGGTGCTGAGTTGCTCTACGTCGTGCTCCCTGATTTGTGAAATCAGTGGAGAATCTTTCTTCCGACCGAATCCAGGTGCATAGCGACTAACCTAGAGCTTCTACCATCACTTCTAGGCCTTGAAGGACAAACATAAATAACATATATCTTTCTTATAAAGATACTTGTTCTATCATGACTAGATATTATAATGCCATACTGTAATTCAATCATTGATTCTCAGAATGTGCACAACTTCTCTATAACTCCTTTTTAGTGCCTACGTGCTTCAGTTTCCACAGACCCCTCAATCAAGTCTCTAGCCAATTTTGTTGGCCAGTGCCCCCTGCGAAACCCAGGTAGTTCACTTGTACAGGGCAAACAAATTAGCTGCTTGTTTATCTGTTCAGACTCGCTTCTTAAATATATATGCTGATTATAGACTCATTTTCGTATAAATCTCCAATTTTCAACGCATCTCAAACTTCATGCTTACTTCTAGTGAGAGTGGATGCAATAACAGCTGCACCAACACCACTTCCAGGCGACACCATgaactcaacatcatcctTGCCAGTAGGCGACAGTTTCTCCCAACCAAGAATCTCACCCAGAGCTTTGGACAACTCTCTCTTGAAATGGGGATGCTTCTCAAACAGAGATCCCTCAACGCCAACATGACATGTCTTGAGATTTCTCTTCATGCATATCGCTGCTACACCCGTTGATGAGAGACGCGCTGCGCGGGTTGTTATGAGTGTTGCAACCTTTCTCATGAACTCGAGCTCCTGTACGTTTGGAGATACTCCGAGCTTTGAGACAGATAGATCATGCGATGTCTTGAAGTCTTTCGACGTGTCCCTAAACTCGGGTTAGTGGGAGATCTCATAAATGGGAGGTTGTTAACATACTCTTCGATCGCTGACAAGAACGACGAATCCATAAAATACGGCTCCTGCATCTTCTCCACACTCTGACCCTCCCAAAACGTCTCATGCCTCCTCTTGACATCAAGCATAATCAACCGAAACAACTCCCCAAGATATAGCCCCGCCACCATCTTCTCAAACGCCTGCTGGCCCTTCCTCGGTGATGCATCATCAATAGCGAAGTCAAAAGACGTCAACGGCAAAACAACATGCTCATTGTCAAAAGCGCCCCATTCGCAATTAATCGCCATGAGTGCTTCGGCGGGAAGACCTTCCATGTCGAGCTTGGGGATGGATTGACATCTCTCGAAGTAGGCGCCGTTGCAGCCTGTGCCGAAAACGCAGCCGATAGCGGTTTCGGAGTTGATGTATGCTGAGGCCATCATCGTGGCGGTTGTGTCGTTTGTTACTA
Above is a window of Fusarium oxysporum Fo47 chromosome XII, complete sequence DNA encoding:
- a CDS encoding NRAMP family; this encodes VIGFAIALNLLFPKVPLVAGCAISIADVMVILLFYNPDKSMRGLRIFEYFILCLVMGVVICFCIQLSLIQNTSVGEVFKGYLPSKSIVEQQGLYQACGILGATVMPHSLYLGSGIVQPRLREYDVKRGLVPRRPSPSSTSGNQVSEKTYYIPSLEAIQSSLKTSIAELAIALFTFALFVNSAILIVAGASLYKNPDAVDADIFSIHDLLASSISPAAGILFALALLLSGITAGIVCTIAGQMVSEGALNVKMRPWLRRLMTRSISITPSIIIAGAVGRSGLNAALNGSQVALSIVLPFVTAPLIYFTSRNKFMTVRFGPARLQVEGQPTLVTGHRNEGDDVKMRNAWYTTAIAVVIWLIIAIMNVANLVLLGEGQ
- a CDS encoding Alpha/Beta hydrolase protein, whose amino-acid sequence is MTSQLWSSTPWINSGDTLHKRRVPYIQDATYLHTLDIWQPKSLGGSSLPTADVLPQGKGPWVIYIHGGAWRDPLVDSSSFEATALKLLSYKDTPIAGVASVNYPLSSHPNHTTHPAPPRGSSGPVDFARQAKHPDHIIALLTAISFLQNDLGVAHDYVLSGHSCGATMTFQTVMNPNHWLGNAKGISVPKVKKPRVIAPLNGLYDLAAFINNPPESHKQLQQLYTDFTKNAFGDDEAVWKAVCPTSVADWSTEWSEGKVVVIAQSKGDGLVPYAQTELMKDHLRKTSALELVEMKASGDHNDLWKQADEIVYIIKCAIGYLTKL